Proteins encoded in a region of the Vicia villosa cultivar HV-30 ecotype Madison, WI linkage group LG5, Vvil1.0, whole genome shotgun sequence genome:
- the LOC131604314 gene encoding uncharacterized protein LOC131604314, which yields MSFYRMPVRIVKIITKLQSDFLWGASENSRKIHWVGWKKLCLPFDKGGVGLKRMDVFNFALLNKWRWKILHGSDSFWHNLLRARYGDIRLKVSTGGDSMHAGSSCSTWWKDILSLGKNVAKDAIANNCSFLVGNGFTTSFCHSKWALDTPLKDSFPSLFAMSRLKNVSVACMGGWNGGQWKWGDCGLSLGATHSQILEDFDDICRGLDFTVVAGSASSRIGFVHGYVKGAGMALDSGPNTTDTAGFDSVEGLYRVLAGSILTDTGGNDVVKWEAEKDSIFSVKSCFLFYVDSFIPRGPYEKHDGAYSLIWKTNTPFKTKVFGWRILIDRLPTKELLLKRGISFTTSSSNCEFCGIALESLEHVFFKCSIVKLIWRKIAEWIGLLDVTEEDPKGSFMLWYQFCKSMKMKEGRLSCIWLAITWSIWLVRNGIIFRRDGWSVHNLIWNIKSLV from the coding sequence ATGTCTTTCTATAGGATGCCGGTGAGGATTGTCAAAATAATCACCAAACTTCAAAGTGATTTTTTGTGGGGAGCCTCGGAGAATAGTAGGAAGATTCATTGGGTGGGGTGGAAAAAGCTATGTCTCCCGTTCGACAAAGGAGGTGTAGGACTCAAGAGGATGGATGTTTTTAATTTTGCTCTTCTCAATAAATGGAGGTGGAAGATTCTTCATGGTTCGGATTCTTTTTGGCATAATCTCCTTCGTGCTAGATATGGCGACATTCGATTAAAAGTATCTACGGGAGGAGACTCTATGCACGCCGGTTCCTCTTGTTCCACATGGTGGAAAGATATCTTATCGCTTGGGAAGAATGTTGCCAAAGACGCTATTGCGAATAATTGTTCCTTTTTGGTAGGAAACGGTTTTACCACTTCCTTTTGTCATTCTAAATGGGCTCTTGACACACCTTTGAAGGATTCCTTTCCTTCTCTTTTCGCAATGTCTCGCCTTAAGAATGTTTCGGTAGCTTGTATGGGGGGTTGGAATGGTGGCCAATGGAAGTGGGGGGACTGTGGGTTATCTCTAGGGGCTACACACAGTCAGATTTTGGAGGACTTTGACGACATATGCAGGGGGCTGGATTTTACTGTTGTGGCCGGTTCAGCCTCATCGAGAATCGGTTTTGTTCACGGCTACGTTAAGGGGGCTGGAATGGCGCTGGACAGCGGGCCTAACACCACTGATACAGCCGGTTTTGACAGTGTGGAGGGGCTGTACCGCGTGCTGGCCGGCTCGATTTTAACGGACACGGGAGGCAATGATGTGGTTAAGTGGGAAGCGGAGAAAGATAGCATATTTTCTGTTAaatcttgttttcttttttatgtAGACTCTTTTATTCCTCGTGGTCCGTATGAGAAGCATGATGGAGCTTATTCTCTTATTTGGAAGACGAATACTCCTTTCAAGACCAAAGTGTTTGGTTGGAGAATTTTGATCGATAGGTTACCTACGAAGGAGCTCTTGTTAAAGAGAGGTATTTCTTTTACAACTTCTTCGTCTAATTGTGAGTTTTGTGGTATTGCTCTTGAATCTTTAGAACACGTCTTTTTCAAGTGTTCTATCGTAAAGTTAATTTGGAGGAAAATAGCGGAGTGGATTGGTTTGTTGGATGTAACGGAGGAGGACCCTAAAGGGAGTTTCATGCTTTGGTATCAATTTTGCAAAAGTATGAAGATGAAGGAGGGTAGGCTTAGTTGCATTTGGTTGGCTATAACTTGGAGCATATGGTTAGTTAGGAATGGTATTATTTTTCGGAGGGACGGTTGGAGCGTTCACAACTTGATTTGGAATATTAAGTCGTTAGTTTGA